A region from the Onthophagus taurus isolate NC chromosome 8, IU_Otau_3.0, whole genome shotgun sequence genome encodes:
- the LOC139431178 gene encoding histone H1-like: MTDVQQTEQQTPVSSETENTSPVKNKAAGGGSSSDSSTKKKKSQRSKATHPPTSEMVNNAIKTLKERNGSSLQAIKKYMAFNYKVDAEKMAPFIKKFLKTAIAAGAIVQTKGKGASGSFKLASVSAKKSGRAKTSSLKKKPAAPLSKTAKARATSTKKSSSPAKAKTTPVSGSPVVESKKKAAVKAKKSPTVGEKKVTSSTTPAVKKTTTVRKAPSKVKKVTKGPTKKPKAPKPKIAKKIAGGAAQLKSSSMKKRSLPKKK, from the coding sequence ATGACGGATGTACAACAAACGGAACAACAAACCCCCGTATCTTCCGAAACGGAAAACACTTCACCCGTAAAAAACAAAGCTGCCGGCGGTGGATCCTCCTCCGATTCGTCgacgaagaaaaagaaaagccAGCGATCAAAAGCCACCCATCCACCCACATCCGAAATGGTGAATAACGCGATTAAGACCCTTAAGGAACGCAACGGTTCGTCGCTTCAagctattaaaaagtacatggCTTTTAATTACAAAGTTGACGCCGAGAAGATGGCTccgtttattaagaaattccTGAAGACCGCCATTGCTGCAGGCGCTATTGTCCAAACTAAAGGTAAAGGTGCGTCAGGATCGTTTAAACTGGCATCGGTCTCTGCAAAAAAGTCAGGCAGAGCAAAGACTTCCTCCCTTAAGAAGAAACCTGCCGCCCCCCTATCTAAAACGGCCAAAGCTCGAGCTACCTCTACGAAGAAATCCTCCTCACCTGCGAAGGCAAAAACAACGCCGGTATCCGGTTCCCCTGTTGTTGaaagtaaaaagaaagctGCGGTAAAAGCCAAAAAGTCGCCAACGGTCGGAGAAAAGAAAGTAACCAGCTCTACTACTCCCGCAGTCAAAAAAACCACCACGGTTAGAAAAGCACCatcaaaagttaaaaaagtaaCCAAGGGACCGACGAAAAAGCCGAAAGCGCCGAAACCCAAAATCGCCAAGAAAATCGCTGGTGGTGCTGCACAATTGAAGTCGTCGTCCATGAAAAAGAGAAGTTtaccaaagaaaaaatga
- the LOC139431076 gene encoding histone H3 has product MARTKQTARKSTGGKAPRKQLATKAARKSAPATGGVKKPHRYRPGTVALREIRRYQKSTELLIRKLPFQRLVREIAQDFKTDLRFQSSAVMALQEASEAYLVGLFEDTNLCAIHAKRVTIMPKDIQLARRIRGERA; this is encoded by the coding sequence atgGCTCGTACGAAACAAACTGCTCGGAAATCTACCGGAGGTAAAGCGCCACGTAAACAACTCGCAACTAAAGCGGCAAGGAAAAGCGCCCCCGCTACTGGTGGTGTCAAGAAACCGCATCGTTACAGACCTGGAACCGTAGCTCTTCGAGAAATTCGCCGTTACCAGAAAAGTACCGAACTTCTGATTAGAAAGCTGCCTTTCCAACGTTTAGTTAGAGAAATTGCCCAAGATTTCAAGACCGACTTGCGATTTCAAAGCAGCGCCGTTATGGCTTTGCAAGAGGCGAGTGAAGCCTACTTGGTCGGACTTTTCGAAGATACGAACTTGTGTGCAATTCATGCAAAACGAGTAACCATCATGCCGAAAGATATTCAGCTTGCTAGACGCATTCGCGGCGAAAGAGCCTAA
- the LOC139431101 gene encoding histone H4 — protein MTGRGKGGKGLGKGGAKRHRKVLRDNIQGITKPAIRRLARRGGVKRISGLIYEETRGVLKVFLENVIRDAVTYTEHAKRKTVTAMDVVYALKRQGRTLYGFGG, from the coding sequence ATGACTGGCCGTGGAAAGGGAGGAAAAGGTCTTGGGAAAGGAGGCGCGAAACGTCATCGCAAAGTACTCCGTGACAACATCCAGGGCATCACCAAACCAGCCATCAGACGTCTTGCCCGTCGCGGCGGTGTAAAGCGTATTTCAGGATTAATTTACGAAGAAACTCGAGGGGTATTAAAGGTTTTCCTTGAGAACGTTATTCGCGACGCTGTCACATACACTGAACACGCAAAAAGGAAAACCGTCACTGCTATGGACGTCGTTTACGCCCTTAAGCGGCAAGGTCGCACTCTCTACGGCTTTGGGGgttaa
- the LOC139431094 gene encoding histone H2A, producing MSGRGKGGKVKGKAKSRSSRAGLQFPVGRIHRLLRKGNYAERVGAGAPVYLAAVMEYLAAEVLELAGNAARDNKKTRIIPRHLQLAIRNDEELNKLLSGVTIAQGGVLPNIQAVLLPKKTEKKA from the coding sequence ATGTCGGGCCGAGGAAAAGGTGGAAAAGTTAAAGGGAAAGCAAAGTCCAGATCCAGTCGCGCAGGATTACAATTTCCTGTTGGTCGTATTCATCGATTGTTGAGGAAGGGCAATTACGCGGAACGTGTAGGAGCTGGAGCTCCCGTATATTTAGCGGCCGTAATGGAGTATTTGGCAGCCGAAGTTCTCGAGTTGGCCGGTAACGCTGCGAGAGACAACAAAAAGACTCGTATCATCCCCAGACATTTACAACTGGCCATACGTAACGACGAAGAATTGAATAAATTACTATCGGGAGTGACGATTGCTCAAGGAGGTGTACTTCCGAACATTCAAGCTGTTTTGTTACCTAAGAAGACCGAGAAAAAagcttaa
- the LOC139431080 gene encoding histone H2B has translation MPPKTSGKAAKKAGKAQKNISKTDKKKKRKRKESYAIYIYKVLKQVHPDTGISSKAMSIMNSFVNDIFERIAAEASRLAHYNKRSTITSREIQTAVRLLLPGELAKHAVSEGTKAVTKYTSSK, from the coding sequence ATGCCACCGAAAACTAGTGGAAAAGCAGCTAAAAAGGCGGGTAAAGCGCAgaaaaacatttcgaaaacCGACAAAAAGAAGAAGCGCAAGAGGAAGGAAAGCTACGCTATTTACATTTACAAGGTATTGAAGCAAGTTCATCCTGACACTGGCATTTCGAGTAAAGCTATGAGCATCATGAACAGCTTTGTGAATGATATTTTCGAGCGAATTGCCGCGGAAGCGTCTCGTTTGGCTCATTACAACAAAAGGTCAACGATCACCAGTCGAGAAATCCAAACTGCCGTCAGACTTCTGTTACCTGGAGAATTGGCAAAGCACGCTGTAAGCGAAGGCACCAAGGCTGTTACCAAGTACACAAGTTCCAAATAA